The following coding sequences are from one Paenibacillus sp. FSL R5-0912 window:
- a CDS encoding ABC transporter ATP-binding protein: MAAVLEVTNLCKTYIVNKGQNNVLRNINLTLHEGEFVSVMGPSGSGKSTLLYTVSGMDRLTAGEVVFDGQSLSQLSEKGMADLRLHKMGFIFQQMHMLSNLSVYDNIILSGYQAISGKGSRRSRSDVNQYADALMRKLNIIETAGHDITEVSGGQLQRACICRALINEPAMLFADEPTGALHSKAAQEVMNELCRINREGTTVMIVTHDVKVAAQSDKVLYMVDGNIQGEHVLGKYSPEQGSRERERSLAGWLMEMGW; this comes from the coding sequence ATGGCAGCTGTACTTGAAGTGACCAATCTATGCAAAACCTATATTGTAAATAAAGGACAGAATAATGTCCTGCGGAATATTAATCTTACGCTTCATGAAGGAGAATTCGTGTCCGTGATGGGGCCGTCCGGCTCAGGTAAATCAACACTGCTCTACACCGTCAGCGGGATGGACCGGCTCACGGCGGGTGAAGTGGTGTTTGACGGGCAGAGTCTCTCGCAGCTCTCCGAGAAAGGAATGGCTGACCTGAGGCTGCACAAGATGGGATTCATCTTTCAACAGATGCATATGCTGAGCAATCTGTCGGTTTATGATAATATCATTCTATCGGGCTATCAGGCGATATCCGGGAAGGGAAGCAGGCGCAGCCGCAGCGATGTCAATCAGTACGCAGATGCGTTGATGCGGAAGCTGAATATTATTGAAACGGCCGGACATGACATTACAGAGGTATCCGGCGGACAGCTGCAGCGGGCCTGTATTTGCCGGGCACTGATTAATGAGCCGGCGATGCTGTTTGCCGATGAACCGACGGGTGCACTCCATTCGAAAGCTGCGCAGGAAGTCATGAATGAGCTGTGCCGGATCAACCGTGAGGGAACAACCGTTATGATTGTGACCCATGATGTGAAGGTAGCCGCACAGAGTGATAAGGTATTATATATGGTGGACGGCAATATTCAGGGCGAGCATGTCCTGGGCAAATATTCACCGGAGCAGGGTTCGAGGGAACGTGAGCGCAGCCTGGCGGGCTGGCTGATGGAGATGGGCTGGTAA
- a CDS encoding ABC transporter permease, which translates to MFLKILKKDLRRKKVMNTVLLVLIILASTLVASSSSLMYSTSSALDSFIDKSRVADLNIALADHPEYNKVIQEWIRNEKRVETSYMEKFISITLNQIEMPDGRASFSGNMSLMLSTVPEQVNLIFGEDNEPYSLQPGEIGLPTSLILASGIKSGEPITLTFDNITKTFKVHGFFKDAFMGSDLMGFKRIILADEDFAEIEQSLPDDSLVNLWSLIAVPGISPTELSGSFATTNLPINFDADKSLVSTSYLTDQIISVMMFAISLFLIFIAFLTLRFTIVSTLQDEYKEIGVMKAIGFRSRGIKQLYLTKYMGLAFLGGAIGLGISLPLTELMSRRTSQYLILPGGSISIIISACSTVAIIGFILLFCLLCMRKINKASAIDAIRQGQTGERFKASRSIHLHKSRFLHTAFFLALSDVLNRLKSYTSLILTLILSTAIILIPVNLTNTIVSPTFLDYFGTIGADFYTKTVVGDKTTQEIQQEKAEISRSMKEQGFDVSLAANYALMTKYISDDGQENRRINGQKNDFAESVPFLEGTAPMLKNEIAVTTIMSEKYGKQVGDNMIFEIDGVQSTFIITGLFQSISNEGYAVWIAQEYNPQVIGAYLFSGTINAPADQKAEMIKEIQSQYSDLNIKTALEMLGEITGGFMGQLKSINSLLTAIICIITFFITSLFVRLMITKEVHGIAVMKSIGFTNSAIRLWQVLRILIIMAASLILGVIAANTLGGRLLGILFRIFGLTKLELTIVPLQVYVFYPLLILAVVMLAVYTSCGQIKRVQIWNMNKE; encoded by the coding sequence GTGTTCCTGAAAATACTTAAAAAAGATCTGCGTCGTAAAAAAGTGATGAATACCGTTCTATTGGTACTCATTATTCTGGCTTCAACGCTCGTAGCGAGCAGCTCCAGCCTGATGTATTCCACCTCCAGCGCCCTCGACAGTTTTATTGACAAGAGCCGGGTGGCAGATCTTAATATTGCGCTGGCCGATCATCCGGAATATAACAAGGTCATCCAGGAATGGATTCGGAATGAGAAGAGAGTAGAGACTTCGTACATGGAGAAATTTATCTCAATAACGCTGAATCAGATAGAAATGCCTGACGGGCGTGCCAGCTTTTCCGGGAATATGAGTCTTATGCTGTCTACCGTGCCGGAGCAGGTCAATCTTATCTTTGGAGAAGACAATGAGCCTTATAGCCTTCAGCCAGGGGAAATAGGACTGCCGACAAGCCTAATACTAGCCAGTGGCATTAAGTCAGGAGAACCAATCACACTTACCTTTGACAATATAACGAAAACCTTCAAGGTGCACGGTTTCTTCAAGGATGCCTTTATGGGGTCGGATTTGATGGGCTTCAAACGGATTATACTGGCGGATGAAGATTTTGCAGAAATAGAGCAGAGCCTGCCAGACGATTCTCTGGTGAATCTGTGGAGCTTAATCGCGGTCCCGGGTATATCTCCCACGGAATTGTCGGGCTCATTCGCCACAACGAATCTGCCTATTAACTTCGATGCCGACAAGTCGCTAGTCTCCACGTCTTATTTAACAGACCAGATCATCTCCGTGATGATGTTTGCGATCAGCCTATTTCTGATCTTCATTGCATTTCTCACCCTGCGGTTCACGATTGTCTCTACGCTGCAGGATGAGTACAAGGAGATCGGCGTGATGAAAGCGATCGGGTTCAGGAGCCGGGGGATCAAGCAGCTCTATTTAACGAAATATATGGGTCTCGCCTTTCTTGGCGGCGCCATCGGACTTGGAATCAGCCTTCCGCTGACAGAGCTAATGTCCCGCAGGACCTCGCAGTATCTGATCTTACCCGGCGGCAGCATCAGCATCATTATTTCAGCGTGCAGCACTGTGGCCATTATAGGTTTCATTCTGTTGTTCTGTTTACTCTGTATGCGCAAGATTAACAAGGCTTCGGCCATTGACGCTATCCGCCAAGGCCAGACAGGAGAACGCTTCAAGGCTTCCCGCAGCATTCATTTACATAAAAGCCGGTTCCTGCATACCGCATTCTTCCTGGCGCTGAGCGATGTGCTGAACCGGCTGAAAAGCTATACCTCGCTTATTCTAACTCTAATCTTAAGTACAGCCATCATTCTGATTCCGGTGAATTTGACCAATACAATTGTTTCTCCTACATTTCTGGATTATTTTGGTACGATTGGAGCGGATTTCTATACCAAGACTGTGGTAGGGGATAAGACCACTCAAGAGATTCAGCAGGAGAAGGCAGAAATCAGCCGGAGTATGAAGGAGCAAGGGTTTGACGTGTCACTTGCGGCGAATTACGCATTGATGACCAAGTACATTTCTGATGACGGGCAAGAGAACCGGAGAATTAACGGACAGAAGAATGACTTCGCTGAATCCGTTCCATTCCTGGAGGGCACTGCGCCTATGCTTAAGAATGAAATTGCTGTTACAACCATTATGAGCGAGAAATACGGCAAGCAGGTTGGCGACAATATGATATTTGAGATTGATGGCGTACAAAGCACTTTTATCATTACCGGATTGTTCCAAAGTATCTCTAACGAGGGCTATGCGGTCTGGATTGCACAGGAATACAACCCGCAGGTGATAGGTGCTTATCTGTTCTCCGGAACAATCAATGCCCCGGCTGACCAAAAGGCAGAGATGATTAAGGAAATCCAGAGTCAGTACAGTGACCTGAATATCAAGACGGCGCTGGAAATGCTGGGCGAAATCACTGGAGGCTTCATGGGCCAGTTAAAAAGCATCAATTCGCTGCTCACGGCAATTATCTGCATCATTACATTCTTCATCACTAGCCTGTTTGTCAGGCTGATGATTACGAAGGAAGTGCACGGGATTGCGGTGATGAAGAGCATCGGCTTCACGAATTCAGCCATCCGGCTGTGGCAGGTGCTGCGCATTCTGATTATTATGGCAGCCTCATTAATCCTGGGTGTAATCGCCGCAAACACCCTTGGAGGACGTTTACTCGGCATCCTCTTCCGGATATTCGGTCTGACGAAGCTGGAACTCACGATCGTCCCGCTTCAGGTCTATGTGTTCTATCCGCTGCTCATCCTTGCTGTCGTCATGCTGGCGGTATACACCAGCTGCGGTCAGATCAAACGTGTGCAGATCTGGAATATGAATAAAGAGTGA
- a CDS encoding alanyl-tRNA editing protein produces MTKKLYYDSAYLNEWSTIISGTVEREDGIYVTLAETAFYPHGGGQPCDTGYIGELPVLDVVLEDNEVLHKVAQLPDRAEVNCRLDWSRRFDHMQQHSGQHLLSAVFRDLYQALTLSFHLGSDYATIDIGVPELSAAQMAEAEQEVNRQIYLNRSITSYFVTSEEMARLPLVKLPKVTEDIRIVEIEGVEHNACGGTHVASTGAVGMIKLLRSEKQKGNTRITFKCGSRALDEFNDNVRILGQLSAKFNTGKDEIIDRIEKWEHEQKLVQTELASLKEQNDIYLARELLSALEPGSGLITHISDTRALKDLQSLAAKLTALTDLPVLLLSAAENKAVLAHSGAADLSCGAFFKAHLGEYQGKGGGSDKLAQAGFPVWQSAVAFYDFAQKQF; encoded by the coding sequence ATGACTAAGAAGCTGTATTATGATTCAGCCTACTTGAATGAATGGAGTACAATCATAAGTGGTACAGTTGAACGTGAAGACGGGATCTATGTGACACTTGCGGAGACAGCCTTCTATCCCCACGGGGGCGGACAGCCTTGTGATACAGGGTACATAGGTGAGCTTCCGGTGCTGGATGTAGTGCTGGAAGATAATGAGGTGCTGCATAAGGTAGCGCAGCTTCCTGATCGGGCTGAAGTCAATTGCAGGCTCGACTGGAGCCGGAGATTTGACCACATGCAGCAGCACAGCGGCCAGCATTTGTTGTCGGCTGTCTTCCGTGATCTGTACCAGGCGTTGACACTAAGCTTCCACCTAGGCAGTGACTATGCCACGATTGACATCGGAGTGCCGGAGCTGTCTGCTGCACAGATGGCGGAGGCCGAACAAGAGGTCAACCGCCAGATATACCTGAACCGCAGTATAACCAGCTACTTCGTCACTTCAGAAGAAATGGCCAGGCTACCGCTGGTGAAGCTGCCTAAGGTGACAGAGGACATCCGGATTGTGGAGATTGAAGGTGTCGAACATAACGCCTGCGGGGGGACACATGTAGCTTCAACAGGAGCCGTGGGCATGATCAAGCTGCTGCGTTCCGAGAAGCAGAAGGGCAACACCCGGATTACCTTCAAATGCGGAAGCCGGGCACTGGATGAATTCAATGACAATGTACGTATTCTGGGGCAGCTGTCAGCCAAGTTCAATACCGGTAAGGACGAAATTATCGACCGGATTGAGAAATGGGAGCATGAGCAGAAGCTGGTGCAGACTGAACTGGCTTCGCTTAAGGAACAGAATGATATTTATCTGGCCCGGGAGCTATTATCCGCACTGGAACCCGGCAGCGGACTGATTACACATATTTCTGATACCCGAGCGCTTAAGGATTTGCAGAGTCTGGCGGCGAAGCTTACAGCATTAACGGACCTGCCTGTTCTGCTGCTGAGCGCGGCGGAGAATAAAGCGGTGCTCGCCCACAGCGGTGCTGCGGATCTGTCCTGCGGAGCCTTCTTCAAAGCCCATCTTGGCGAATATCAGGGCAAAGGCGGAGGCAGCGACAAGCTGGCCCAGGCCGGCTTCCCGGTATGGCAATCAGCCGTGGCCTTTTATGATTTTGCCCAAAAACAATTCTAG
- a CDS encoding response regulator transcription factor, whose translation MADILIIEDNAELAEVIKDFLQLEGYSVFIAASGEEGLTYLEMHPVRLLLLDIMLPELDGFAVCRIAREKFNLPILIMSARHGDDNKIIGLTLGADDYLEKPFSVNLLTAKVKAHLRRSYEMNDDKQLLADGDLTVNRTSMMVYRGGQQLGMTAKEYELLVLLMNNKGKALRKEWLFQQVWGADSFSEPSTLTVHMNKLRDKIELNPKEPRRIVTVWGVGYKYEGI comes from the coding sequence GTGGCGGATATTCTGATCATTGAAGACAATGCGGAGCTGGCGGAGGTGATCAAGGATTTTTTGCAGTTGGAGGGGTATTCTGTATTCATTGCGGCTTCCGGGGAAGAGGGGTTGACATATTTGGAGATGCATCCGGTCAGGCTGCTGCTGCTCGATATTATGCTGCCGGAGCTTGACGGCTTCGCCGTCTGCAGAATCGCCAGGGAGAAGTTCAATTTGCCGATTCTGATTATGAGTGCACGCCATGGGGATGACAATAAGATTATCGGCCTTACGTTGGGCGCAGATGATTATCTGGAGAAGCCTTTTTCGGTCAACCTGCTGACAGCCAAGGTCAAAGCACATCTGCGTCGCAGCTATGAGATGAACGATGATAAGCAGCTGCTGGCCGATGGAGACCTTACAGTTAACCGGACCTCGATGATGGTATATAGAGGCGGGCAGCAGCTCGGGATGACGGCCAAGGAATATGAGCTGCTGGTGCTGCTGATGAATAACAAGGGAAAGGCTCTGCGTAAAGAGTGGCTGTTCCAGCAGGTATGGGGGGCAGACAGCTTCAGTGAGCCTTCGACGCTGACGGTACATATGAATAAGCTGCGGGACAAAATCGAACTGAACCCCAAAGAGCCAAGGCGGATTGTAACCGTCTGGGGGGTAGGATACAAGTATGAAGGCATTTAA
- a CDS encoding ABC-F family ATP-binding cassette domain-containing protein has protein sequence MSVIRMENVTKKYEDTLIFRDIYFRVSKGERIGLIGRNGAGKSTVFKLIMGQEQPTAGNVELDPKVKISYFSQFSELSGSLSVQQELELCFGQVTLIEQELQQIGEQLGQVTDDNQMNTLLERQAELFEQMDHLDGWNVSVEINTVLTKLGFDERSRHQPVDELSGGWRNRAALAKVLIEVPDVVLLDEPTNFLDMDGIVWLEQWLHRFTGAMLLVSHDRQFIDRVVTRTIEIENYHFQEYEGNYTDYVQKKKMRKKVLDRQFEWEEELLLMESEAMDNRGRKKSPKDRLSRKLTEIKKRVEPHPVNVLITDIYSNLRFPDKLAEVKGIGQTYDDRTIFQNISFDIQKEDRLVIVGPNGSGKSTLIKVLTGQEEPDSGVVTWERGVSYAYFNRMWDELDPKDTVSHAVNVYGLGLDAPRKKVNKFLSMLQFSEIDLSKRIGHLSGGQQARVALAKCLLSGAAVIILDEPTNHLDLTSIQVMEQALIHFPGAVVTVSHDRFFIDKIATKMLTFDPESGISEQDV, from the coding sequence TTGAGCGTAATACGTATGGAGAATGTGACAAAGAAATATGAGGATACATTGATCTTCAGAGATATCTATTTCCGCGTAAGCAAAGGTGAACGAATAGGTCTAATCGGACGCAATGGTGCAGGTAAATCGACTGTATTCAAGCTGATCATGGGACAAGAACAGCCTACGGCCGGGAACGTGGAGCTGGACCCGAAGGTTAAGATCAGTTATTTCTCCCAATTCTCGGAGCTATCCGGGTCCTTGTCTGTGCAACAGGAGCTGGAGCTGTGCTTCGGGCAGGTGACGCTTATCGAACAGGAGCTTCAGCAAATTGGGGAACAGCTTGGGCAAGTAACGGATGATAACCAGATGAATACCCTGTTAGAACGGCAAGCGGAGCTTTTTGAACAGATGGATCATTTGGATGGCTGGAATGTCTCGGTGGAGATTAATACGGTGCTCACTAAACTGGGGTTTGATGAGAGATCACGGCATCAGCCTGTAGACGAGTTATCAGGAGGGTGGCGGAACCGCGCGGCACTGGCCAAGGTCTTAATTGAGGTGCCCGATGTCGTATTGCTCGATGAACCTACCAACTTTCTGGACATGGATGGCATCGTATGGCTCGAGCAGTGGCTGCACCGTTTCACCGGGGCGATGCTTCTGGTCTCACATGACCGGCAGTTTATTGACAGGGTAGTAACACGGACCATAGAAATCGAGAATTATCATTTCCAGGAGTACGAAGGCAATTATACCGATTATGTTCAAAAAAAGAAGATGCGCAAAAAGGTACTCGACCGTCAGTTTGAATGGGAGGAAGAACTTCTGCTTATGGAGTCTGAAGCCATGGATAACCGGGGCCGTAAAAAGTCTCCCAAAGACCGCCTGTCGCGCAAGCTGACGGAGATCAAAAAGCGGGTGGAGCCGCATCCTGTGAATGTCCTGATTACCGATATTTATAGCAATTTGCGTTTTCCGGACAAGCTTGCTGAAGTGAAGGGAATTGGCCAGACGTATGATGACCGGACCATCTTCCAGAACATTAGCTTCGACATTCAAAAAGAAGACCGGCTGGTCATCGTCGGCCCTAACGGAAGCGGGAAATCGACGCTAATCAAGGTGTTGACGGGTCAGGAGGAGCCGGATTCCGGGGTTGTGACCTGGGAGCGAGGTGTCAGCTACGCGTATTTCAACCGGATGTGGGACGAGCTTGATCCTAAAGATACAGTAAGCCATGCGGTTAATGTGTATGGTCTGGGTCTCGATGCGCCGCGGAAAAAAGTGAACAAATTCCTGTCTATGCTGCAATTCTCGGAAATAGATTTGAGCAAAAGGATCGGACATCTATCCGGCGGCCAGCAGGCCAGAGTAGCGTTAGCGAAATGCCTTCTCTCCGGTGCTGCTGTGATCATCCTGGATGAGCCTACCAATCATCTGGATCTGACCAGTATTCAAGTGATGGAGCAGGCACTCATTCATTTTCCCGGGGCGGTAGTTACTGTCAGCCATGACCGGTTCTTTATTGATAAAATAGCGACGAAGATGCTTACCTTTGACCCGGAATCGGGGATCTCGGAGCAGGACGTTTAG